One part of the Dasypus novemcinctus isolate mDasNov1 chromosome 29, mDasNov1.1.hap2, whole genome shotgun sequence genome encodes these proteins:
- the MFHAS1 gene encoding malignant fibrous histiocytoma-amplified sequence 1, whose amino-acid sequence MAGTDAGSLKTARLWRDAALRARKLRGSLRQLGLGAAAGDSRGAPDAAQLVLPAGVGDLEVLNLGNNGLDDVPAGLGAALGSLRVLVLRRNRLARLPAAVTELGHHLTELDVSHNRLTALGAEAVGALRELRKLNLSHNQLPALPAPLGALAHLEELDVSFNRLAHLPDSLGRLRRLRTLDVDHNQLAAFPRQLLQLAALEELDVSSNRLRGLPEDIGALRALKILWLSGAELGTLPGGFCELAALESLMLDSNGLRALPARFSRLQRLKMLNLSSNCFEEFPEALLPLAGLEELYLSRNLLTSVPSLISGLGRLLTLWLDHNRIRYLPDSIVELRGLEELVLQGNQLAVLPDNFGQLSQVGLWKIKDNPLVQPPYEVCMKGIPYIAAYQKELAHSQPAVQPRLKLLLLGHKAAGKTLLRRGLTQDPLEASPGGRDPEKSSPPCPSKGIEVTSWTADASRGLRFVVYDLAGDESYEVIQPFFLSPGALYVLVVNLAAYEPRRFPAAVGSFLHRVGARVPHAVMCIVGTHADLCGERELEEKCLDIHRQIALQEKHDAEGLSRLARVVDEALARDFELRSASPHAAYYGVSDKNLRRRKAHFQYLLNHRLQILSPVLPVSCRDPRQLRRLRDKLLSVAEHREIFPNLHRVLPRSWQVLEELHFQPPQAQRLWLSWWDSARLGLQAGLTEDRLQSALSYLHESGKLLYFEDSPALKEHVFHNLTRLIDILNVFFQRDPSLLLQKLLVATSGEGEAEAEGPPSVALPTPGQDLLRAAQLHHYVEGFLLHGLLPAHVIRLLLRPHVQAQQDLQLLLELLEKMGLCYCLNKAKGKPLNGATAWYKFPCYVQNEVPHAEAWINGTNLAGQSFVAEQLQIEYSFPFTFPPGLFARYSVQINSHVVHRSDGKCQIFAYRGKVPVVVSYRPAKGVLRPDTLSIASHASLPNIWTAWQAITPLVEELNVLLQEWPGLHYTVHILCSKCLKRGSPNPHAFPGELLSQPRPEGVAEIICPKNGSERVNVALVYPPTPTVISPCSKKNVGEKHRNQ is encoded by the coding sequence ATGGCCGGGACGGACGCGGGGAGCCTGAAGACGGCGCGGCTGTGGCGGGACGCCGCCCTGCGCGCCCGGAAGCTGCGGGGCAGCCTGCGGCAGCTCGGCCTCGGCGCGGCCGCCGGCGACTCGCGCGGGGCCCCCGACGCCGCCCAGCTGGTGCTGCCCGCCGGCGTCGGGGACCTGGAGGTGCTCAACCTGGGCAACAACGGCCTGGACGACGTGCCCGCCGGGCTGGGCGCGGCGCTCGGCAGCCTGCGCGTCCTGGTCCTGCGCCGGAACCGCTTGGCCCGGCTGCCCGCGGCCGTGACCGAGCTGGGCCACCACCTCACCGAGCTGGACGTGAGCCACAACCGGCTGACGGCGCTGGGCGCGGAGGCGGTGGGCGCCCTGCGGGAGCTGCGCAAGCTCAACCTCAGCCACAACCAGCTGCCCGCGCTGCCCGCCCCCCTGGGCGCGCTGGCGCACCTGGAGGAGCTGGACGTCAGCTTCAACCGCCTGGCGCACCTGCCCGACTCCCTCGGGCGCCTCCGCCGCCTGCGCACCCTCGACGTGGACCACAACCAGCTGGCCGCCTTTCCGCGGCAGCTGCTGCAGCTGGCGGCGCTCGAGGAGCTGGACGTGTCCAGCAACCGGCTGCGGGGCCTGCCCGAGGACATCGGCGCCCTGCGGGCCCTCAAGATCCTTTGGCTGAGCGGCGCCGAGCTGGGCACCCTGCCCGGCGGCTTCTGCGAGCTGGCCGCCCTGGAGAGCCTCATGCTCGACAGCAACGGGCTGCGTGCCCTGCCCGCGCGCTTCAGCCGCCTGCAGCGCCTCAAGATGCTCAACCTCTCCTCCAACTGCTTCGAGGAGTTCCCCGAGGCGCTGCTGCCCCTGGCCGGCCTGGAGGAGCTCTACCTGAGCCGCAACCTGCTCACCTCGGTGCCCTCGCTCATCTCGGGCCTGGGCCGCCTTCTCACCCTGTGGCTGGATCACAACCGGATCCGCTACCTGCCCGACTCCATCGTGGAGCTGCGCGGCCTGGAGGAGCTGGTGCTGCAGGGGAACCAGCTCGCCGTGCTGCCCGACAACTTCGGCCAGCTCTCCCAGGTGGGCCTGTGGAAGATCAAGGACAACCCGCTGGTGCAGCCGCCCTACGAGGTCTGCATGAAGGGCATCCCGTACATCGCCGCCTACCAGAAGGAGCTGGCGCACTCGCAGCCCGCCGTGCAGCCGCGCCtcaagctgctgctgctgggccacAAGGCTGCGGGCAAGACCCTGCTGCGGCGCGGCCTCACCCAGGACCCGCTGGAGGCCAGCCCCGGCGGAAGGGACCCGGAGAAGAGCTCCCCGCCGTGCCCGAGCAAGGGCATCGAGGTGACCAGCTGGACGGCCGACGCCTCCCGGGGCCTGCGCTTCGTGGTGTACGACCTGGCCGGCGACGAGAGCTACGAGGTCATCCAGCCCTTCTTCCTCTCCCCGGGGGCCCTGTACGTGCTGGTGGTCAACCTGGCCGCCTACGAGCCCCGCCGCTTCCCCGCCGCCGTGGGCTCCTTCCTGCACCGCGTGGGGGCTCGGGTGCCGCACGCCGTGATGTGCATCGTGGGCACGCACGCGGACCTGTGCGGGGAGCGCGAGCTGGAggagaagtgcctggacatccaCCGCCAGATCGCGCTGCAGGAGAAGCACGACGCCGAGGGCCTGAGCCGCCTGGCCCGAGTGGTGGACGAGGCGCTGGCGCGCGACTTCGAGCTGCGCTCCGCCAGCCCGCACGCCGCCTACTACGGCGTTTCCGACAAGAACCTGCGGCGCCGCAAGGCCCACTTCCAGTATCTGCTCAACCACCGGCTGCAGATCCTGTCCCCGGTGTTGCCCGTCAGCTGCAGGGACCCTCGCCAGCTGCGGCGCCTTCGGGACAAGCTGCTGTCGGTGGCGGAGCACCGGGAGATCTTCCCCAACCTGCACCGCGTCCTGCCGCGGTCCTGGCAGGTGCTGGAGGAGCTGCATTTCCAGCCGCCGCAGGCGCAGCGCCTGTGGCTGAGCTGGTGGGACTCGGCGCGCCTGGGGCTGCAGGCGGGGCTGACCGAGGACCGGCTGCAGAGCGCCCTCTCCTACCTGCACGAGAGCGGCAAGCTGCTCTACTTCGAGGACAGCCCGGCGCTCAAGGAGCACGTCTTCCACAATCTCACCCGTCTCATCGACATCCTCAACGTGTTTTTCCAGAGGGATCCCTCCTTGCTCCTGCAGAAGCTGCTCGTGGCCACcagcggggagggggaggcggagGCGGAAGGCCCCCCCTCGGTGGCACTGCCCACGCCGGGCCAGGACCTGCTCCGGGCCGCCCAGCTCCACCATTACGTGGAGGGCTTCCTGCTTCACGGCCTCCTGCCAGCGCACGTCATTCGGTTGCTGCTCAGGCCCCACGTGCAGGCCCAGCAGGACCTGCAGCTGCTCCTGGAGCTGCTGGAGAAGATGGGCCTGTGCTACTGCCTCAATAAGGCCAAGGGCAAGCCGCTCAACGGGGCCACGGCCTGGTACAAGTTCCCGTGCTACGTGCAGAACGAGGTGCCGCACGCGGAGGCCTGGATTAACGGGACCAACCTGGCGGGGCAGTCCTTCGTGGCCGAGCAGCTGCAGATCGAGTACAGCTTTCCCTTCACCTTTCCACCCGGGCTGTTTGCTCGCTACAGTGTGCAGATCAACAGCCACGTGGTGCACAGGTCGGACGGGAAATGTCAGATCTTCGCCTACCGAGGGAAGGTTCCCGTGGTGGTGAGTTACAGACCTGCCAAGGGGGTCCTGCGGCCGGACACGCTGTCCATCGCCAGCCACGCGTCCTTACCGAACATCTGGACGGCTTGGCAAGCCATCACGCCGCTGGTGGAGGAGCTGAACGTCCTGCTACAGGAGTGGCCTGGCCTGCACTACACGGTGCACATTCTCTGTTCTAAGTGCCTTAAGAGAGGGTCGCCCAATCCGCACGCTTTCCCAG